From one Lolium rigidum isolate FL_2022 chromosome 4, APGP_CSIRO_Lrig_0.1, whole genome shotgun sequence genomic stretch:
- the LOC124707232 gene encoding protein phosphatase 2C 50-like: MAAAEAICGEDEPAPRGDPAAECAETAAAGGGIERLDLGDGRAALVAGGKRSVYLMDCEPVWGCVATPGRGGEMEDACAALPRFADVPVRLLARRRDLDGLGIDADALRLPSHLFAVFDGHGGAEVSNYCRERLHVLLSKELRRPTTELGEMSDVDMKEHWEDLFARCFQLVDDEVSGLSTRLVDGEPRLEPITAENVGSTAVAVLVCSSHVIVANCGDSRIVLSRGKEPVPLSIDQKPDRKDERARIEAAGGKVIQWNGHRVSGILAMSRSIGDRYLKPYIIPKPEVAVVARAKDDDCLILASDGLWDVVSNEEACKVARRQIQQWHKNNSVTTSSSDGGDGSTDPAAQAAADYLARLALKKGSQDNISVIVVDLKPRRKAKNNS, translated from the exons atggcggcggcggaggcgatctGCGGCGAGGACGAGCCGGCCCCGCGCGGGGACCCGGCGGCCGAATGCGCGGAAACggccgcggcgggcggcgggatCGAGCGGCTGGATCTCGGCGACGGGCGGGCGGCGCTGGTGGCGGGCGGGAAGCGGAGCGTCTACCTCATGGACTGCGAGCCCGTCTGGGGCTGCGTCGCCACGCCCGGCCGCGGCGGGGAGATGGAGGACGCCTGCGCCGCGCTGCCGCGCTTCGCCGACGTGCCCGTGCGCCTCCTCGCCAGGCGCCGCGACCTCGACGGCCTCGGCATCGACGCCGACGCGCTACGCCTGCCCTCGCACCTCTTCGCCGTATTCGACGGACACGGCGGGGCCGAG GTGTCCAACTACTGCCGGGAGAGGCTCCACGTCCTCCTGAGCAAGGAGCTGAGGCGGCCCACTACAGAACTCGGCGAGATGAGCGACGTGGACATGAAGGAGCACTGGGAGGACCTCTTCGCCCGGTGCTTCcagctcgtcgacgacgaggtctCAGGGCTCTCCACCAGGCTCGTCGACGGGGAGCCCCGGCTCGAGCCCATCACGGCCGAGAACGTGGGCTCCACGGCGGTCGCCGTGCTCGTGTGCTCCTCCCACGTGATCGTGGCCAACTGCGGGGACTCGCGCATCGTGCTCTCGCGCGGGAAGGAGCCCGTGCCGCTCTCCATTGATCAGAAG CCTGACAGGAAGGATGAGCGCGCGAGGATCGAGGCTGCCGGAGGCAAGGTCATCCAGTGGAACGGTCACCGGGTGTCCGGCATACTAGCTATGTCTCGATCAATTG GTGACCGATACTTGAAGCCGTACATCATCCCGAAACCAGAAGTTGCAGTTGTTGCTCGGGCTAAAGATGATGACTGTCTCATTCTGGCCAGTGATGGGCTGTGGGATGTCGTGTCGAATGAAGAGGCATGCAAAGTTGCACGTCGGCAAATCCAGCAGTGGCACAAAAATAACAGTGTTACGACATCATCATCAGATGGAGGTGATGGATCTACTGATCCTGCTGCCCAAGCAGCTGCTGATTACCTTGCAAGGCTCGCACTGAAGAAAGGAAGTCAGGATAATATCAGTGTAATTGTGGTTGACTTGAAACCACGGAGAAAAGCCAAGAACAATTCCTAA